ATACCGATGGATTCTGCTGGCGTGAGGGACGCCATCTCTACCGCCGCTCTTAGGCCTACATGTTCAGTTGCATTTCGAACTGCTTGGTCGAGCGTTACTGTGCTTCCTGCGATTGTGCCATCCGTTAGTTCTGCTCGTCCTGATTTTACAAAAACAATCTGTCCGCCAAGATCATATTCTCCATCTTGGAGGCCTGCTGCTCTCATCGCATCTGAAACAAGGATTACGCGGCCAGGTCCCTTTGCCTTTACGAGTAATTTTGCTGCACCTGGGTGAACATGAATATTGTCCCAGATTAGCTCGCCAAATATCCTATCGTTAACCATAACACCACCTACAACTCCTGGCTCACGATGATGAAGCCCTTTCATTCCATTAAAGGTATGAGTTGCATTGGTAACACCCATGGCTGCAGCTTTCATTACTTGCTCGTACGTTGCGCCAGAATGACCGACGGATACCCTAATGCCCTTTTTAATAAGATATTCAATCACTTCTTCGGCGCCAGACACTTCGGGAGCAATTGTGACGACACGAATGTAAGCGAGATAATCGCCTAGGAATTGCTCAAATTCCTTTACACTTGGAGGTCGTATGTTTTCAGGTGGTTGGGCGCCTTTGTATTCGATGTTCAGAAAAGGTCCTTCGATATGTGCACCCAAAACTCTGGCACCAGGCACTCCACGGTCAACTGCTTCTTTTATGGCGGCCATTGCACGAACAATTGTAGGCCAAGGCGAAGTTACAATCGTTGGAAGGAACGAAGTCACGCCGTGGCGAGCTAGGTGTGTCGAAATTGAAGAAATCGCTTCGTATGTTCCGTCAGCAACATCAAATCCTGCGCCACCATGGACATGAATATCAATAAAGCCCGGGGCAACCATCTCGTCGGATGCATCAATGCACGAGCGGTCGGTTGGCTTCTCAGCTCCCAATTGAAGAGCTGAAATAATGCCGTCATTAACCTCGATAAGAACGTTTTGCATCTCCTGTGTTGGGGTAATTAGCCACCCACAAAACATACGCCAGCTCGTAGTCTTTGATGCATTCATTTCGTATTTCTCCTGTCTTTGATTATGCAAGTTTGAATTTCAATTCTGATGTTAGTCTTTTTGTATCGAAGCATGGCTTTTCTATCGAAAAGCTAAATCCACGGATTGTGAGCGCGTTCATTACCAATGGTGGTTTCAGGACCATGGCCTGGATAAACCTTCGTATCGTCGTTAAGCAATAAGAGCAGCTCATGAATGGATGCCATCAACTGTTCGAATGAGCAGCCGGGAAAATCACATCTTCCAATACTTCCAGCAAAAAGCGTATCGCCTGTAAATATTATATCGTCGGTATGTAAACAAATGCCTCCAGGTGAGTGCCCTGGTGTGTGGATTACTTTCAAAGGATATCTTCCAATAAAAATTTCATCTCCATCTTTAAGAAGACGGTCGGCTGGTGGACTAACAATATTATCTAGCCCAACTAAAGCTGACAAATTTTTATAAGCATCTGTTAGTGCTGGAGCATCGGCCTCGTGAATCAAGATGGGACAGCCGAATTTTGCCTTTACTGACCCATTGCCACCAATGTGGTCACCATGAGAATGAGTATTAACTATGCCGATAACATTGAGCCCATCCTTTTCAATGGTTGCAATGACTTCTCTGTTTTCCTCTGCAGGGTCTATTATGAGGGCTTGCTTACTGGACTGGTCTGATACAAGGTAGCAGTTTGTATCAAACAATCCCAAGATAAATCTTTTCACCTGAAGGCGCTCGGTCATTACCAGCGCCCTCCTTCGACAAATTTGCGCGCGCGCTCTAGAAATTCTAAGTCGTATGGATGTAGATCGCCTGCATCCTGGCAGATACTGAAGGCTTCTTCTTCGCGGCCAAGGTTATAATATACAGCACCCAGTAGATATTTGTATGCTGGCCTTTCTGGATTAAGTTGGATTGCTCTTTTTAAGGCGATGACTGCTTCTTCGAGCAGTCCTACGCGCGCACAGAGGATTGCAAGCCTGACCACATAATAATCATCGCCGGGAGTCATTTCGACAGCGCGGGCCATTTCCGGGAGGGCTTCATCTATATGGCCTGAATCGGCATAAGCGGCTGCAAGCTCAAAACGGTAGAATCCATCGTCAGGGCAAATCAGTACTGCCTCTTCTAGCTGTCCTATGGCCTCCTTATATTGGCCAGTTTTCATAAGTGCCCCACTTAGTTTGTAGCGGTAGAAGGCATTTCTTGGGTCTAGTTTTATGGCGCGCTCGTATTCTTGTATGGCAGCGTGCCATTTCCCATATCTGGTGTAAATTTCAGCAAGACTAAAGTGCGGCTCGGGGCGATTTGGGTCCTTTTTCACTGCGCGCTTGTATTGGTCAACCGCCTTAACGGATAGCTCAGCGTAAGCATATGCATCGCCCAGATCTGTGCGGTGGAAGGCGTCGTTTTCAATCCGTGCGGCTTTTTTATATCGAGTAATCGCTTGATGAAGATAGCCCTTTGATATATGTGAATCAGCCAAGCGCTTATTTCCATCGGCAGTTTTAGGTTCGCGCTCGGGCGTTAATTCTTCTTGGTCGACTTCCCTGCGTTTTGCACCCATATCGAGTTGAAAAAAATCCTCTAGGCGCATTTCTTCACTCCTCTATCATTGTTCACAATTTAAAAGGCATATAGAAGAATATCACTAATGGTCTTCCGTGTCCAGGAGAAGAGTGACTGGGCCATCATTTTTAATAGTTACCAGCATTTTCGCTCCGAAGACTCCGGTTTCAACTGGAACCCCAAGGGATTGAAGCTTTTCGACATATTCTTGGTATAA
This window of the Armatimonadota bacterium genome carries:
- a CDS encoding MBL fold metallo-hydrolase produces the protein MTERLQVKRFILGLFDTNCYLVSDQSSKQALIIDPAEENREVIATIEKDGLNVIGIVNTHSHGDHIGGNGSVKAKFGCPILIHEADAPALTDAYKNLSALVGLDNIVSPPADRLLKDGDEIFIGRYPLKVIHTPGHSPGGICLHTDDIIFTGDTLFAGSIGRCDFPGCSFEQLMASIHELLLLLNDDTKVYPGHGPETTIGNERAHNPWI
- the nagA gene encoding N-acetylglucosamine-6-phosphate deacetylase gives rise to the protein MNASKTTSWRMFCGWLITPTQEMQNVLIEVNDGIISALQLGAEKPTDRSCIDASDEMVAPGFIDIHVHGGAGFDVADGTYEAISSISTHLARHGVTSFLPTIVTSPWPTIVRAMAAIKEAVDRGVPGARVLGAHIEGPFLNIEYKGAQPPENIRPPSVKEFEQFLGDYLAYIRVVTIAPEVSGAEEVIEYLIKKGIRVSVGHSGATYEQVMKAAAMGVTNATHTFNGMKGLHHREPGVVGGVMVNDRIFGELIWDNIHVHPGAAKLLVKAKGPGRVILVSDAMRAAGLQDGEYDLGGQIVFVKSGRAELTDGTIAGSTVTLDQAVRNATEHVGLRAAVEMASLTPAESIGIASERGMIEEGLAADFVVMDKNLEVKRVFIGGLEV
- a CDS encoding tetratricopeptide repeat protein encodes the protein MRLEDFFQLDMGAKRREVDQEELTPEREPKTADGNKRLADSHISKGYLHQAITRYKKAARIENDAFHRTDLGDAYAYAELSVKAVDQYKRAVKKDPNRPEPHFSLAEIYTRYGKWHAAIQEYERAIKLDPRNAFYRYKLSGALMKTGQYKEAIGQLEEAVLICPDDGFYRFELAAAYADSGHIDEALPEMARAVEMTPGDDYYVVRLAILCARVGLLEEAVIALKRAIQLNPERPAYKYLLGAVYYNLGREEEAFSICQDAGDLHPYDLEFLERARKFVEGGRW